From Nonomuraea helvata, a single genomic window includes:
- a CDS encoding DEAD/DEAH box helicase, which yields MLVHGVWSAEGLAFWAETAGAVPAASRRRPTEAESVPHPFAAPADGVAAELVLDEPPSRTLELLLPGSAKEPLPSPETGRLAEVTRPRLRLWQVPAVVPPVSQALHVLAEHTGTATMRHWAAVAAFAHDLVRRGRVIPQLIPGATAPEPEPEPEPGDSMAMWAVPRAGARAGWRPVVTGADAGYFRELALAMPPACRTSRTERPSADVLREALEAFTDTLVRQALTEPLVVTPRTLHERWLAALTGDVPDCPDVPDLRRELEKWRDSVESAEGATRVCFRLLEPADTDDWRVELALQAADDPSLYVPAAHVWSGEKVAGLPGVPERELLAGLGRAVRLYPELDHALRGPRPSELALDTAGAFGFLRQAAPLLQAAGFGVQLPRWAGRTKLGLKLTTRAKAQTAATGQGFGMRELVDFRVELAVGGETISEAELAELARLKVPLVRVRGQWVELDDRQLKAALRAVAGSRTGEATASDMLRHIVGTDLWGDDELPLVAVDADGVLGELLSGQAERRLVPITTPAGLDATLRPYQERGLAWLSFLSELGLGGVLADDMGLGKTVTTLALLVHERAGTPTLLVCPMSLVGNWQREAARFAPGLRVYVHHGSGRDAALIPGADLVITTYGTAHRDLDALKQHEWRRVVCDEAQAIKNSGTLQAQAVRSIPTGTRLALTGTPVENHLAELWSIMEFANPGLLGPRSRFRTRFQEPIEARQDEQAAQALKRATGPFILRRVKTDKSIISDLPEKLEVKEWCPLTTEQATLYQAVVDDMLAKIEGSEGIERRGLVLATMAKLKQVCNHPAHLLKDGSRLSGRSGKLTRLEQLSEEILAEGEKALLFTQYAEFGSMLQPYLAQRLDTTVLWLHGGLPKKTRDRLVERFQHDDEPMLFVLSLKAAGVGLNLTAANHVIHVDRWWNPAVEDQATDRAFRIGQRKNVQVRKLICAGTLEERVDQMIERKKALAERVVGTGEDWLTDLSTDELREVFRLTAEGVG from the coding sequence TCGCCGCCGAGCTGGTCCTCGACGAGCCGCCGTCACGGACGCTGGAGCTGCTCCTGCCCGGCTCGGCCAAGGAGCCGCTGCCCTCGCCGGAGACCGGGCGGCTGGCCGAGGTGACGCGCCCGCGGCTGCGCCTCTGGCAGGTTCCCGCGGTCGTCCCGCCGGTCTCGCAGGCGCTGCACGTCCTGGCCGAGCACACCGGCACCGCGACCATGCGCCACTGGGCCGCCGTCGCCGCCTTCGCCCATGACCTGGTACGCCGGGGCCGCGTCATCCCGCAGCTCATCCCCGGCGCGACCGCCCCCGAGCCGGAGCCCGAGCCCGAGCCCGGCGATTCCATGGCCATGTGGGCGGTTCCGCGGGCCGGCGCCCGGGCCGGGTGGCGGCCGGTGGTGACCGGGGCCGACGCCGGATACTTCCGGGAGCTGGCGCTGGCCATGCCGCCCGCCTGCCGCACCTCCCGCACCGAGCGGCCGTCCGCGGACGTCCTGCGGGAGGCCCTCGAAGCGTTCACCGACACGCTCGTCCGGCAGGCGCTCACCGAGCCCCTGGTCGTCACACCCAGGACGCTCCACGAGCGCTGGCTGGCCGCCCTGACCGGCGACGTGCCGGACTGCCCCGACGTCCCGGACCTGCGCCGGGAGCTGGAGAAGTGGCGTGACTCGGTCGAGTCGGCCGAGGGCGCGACCAGGGTCTGCTTCCGCCTGCTGGAGCCCGCCGACACCGACGACTGGCGGGTCGAGCTGGCGTTGCAGGCCGCCGACGACCCCAGTCTCTACGTCCCCGCCGCCCACGTCTGGAGCGGCGAGAAGGTGGCCGGGCTGCCGGGCGTTCCCGAGAGGGAGCTGCTCGCCGGGCTGGGCCGGGCCGTCCGGCTCTATCCCGAGCTGGACCACGCCCTGCGCGGGCCCAGGCCGAGCGAGCTGGCGCTGGACACGGCGGGCGCGTTCGGGTTCCTGAGGCAGGCGGCGCCGCTGCTGCAGGCGGCCGGGTTCGGGGTGCAGCTGCCGCGCTGGGCCGGGCGTACGAAGCTGGGGCTGAAGCTGACCACCAGGGCCAAGGCGCAGACGGCGGCCACCGGCCAGGGGTTCGGGATGCGGGAGCTGGTCGACTTCCGCGTCGAGCTGGCGGTGGGCGGCGAGACGATCAGCGAGGCGGAGCTGGCCGAGCTGGCCCGGCTGAAGGTGCCGCTGGTCAGGGTGCGCGGCCAGTGGGTGGAGCTGGACGACCGGCAGCTCAAGGCCGCGCTCAGAGCCGTGGCGGGCTCCCGCACGGGCGAGGCGACCGCCTCGGACATGCTGCGCCACATCGTCGGCACCGATCTCTGGGGCGATGACGAGCTGCCGCTGGTGGCGGTCGACGCCGACGGCGTGCTCGGCGAGCTGCTGTCCGGCCAGGCCGAGCGGCGGCTCGTGCCCATCACGACCCCGGCCGGGCTGGACGCCACGCTCAGGCCCTACCAGGAGCGCGGCCTGGCGTGGCTGAGCTTCCTGTCGGAGCTGGGCCTGGGCGGCGTGCTGGCCGACGACATGGGGCTGGGCAAGACGGTCACCACGCTGGCCCTGCTCGTCCACGAGCGGGCCGGCACCCCCACGCTGCTCGTCTGCCCCATGTCCCTCGTCGGCAACTGGCAGCGGGAGGCCGCCAGGTTCGCCCCCGGCCTGCGCGTGTACGTGCACCACGGCAGCGGGCGCGACGCCGCCCTGATCCCGGGGGCCGATCTGGTGATCACCACGTACGGCACCGCCCACCGCGACCTGGACGCGCTCAAACAGCACGAGTGGCGCAGGGTCGTGTGCGACGAGGCCCAGGCGATCAAGAACAGCGGCACGCTGCAGGCCCAGGCCGTACGGTCCATCCCGACCGGCACGAGGCTCGCCCTGACGGGCACCCCGGTCGAGAACCACCTGGCCGAGCTCTGGTCGATCATGGAGTTCGCGAACCCGGGGCTGCTGGGGCCGCGTTCCCGGTTCAGGACCCGCTTCCAGGAGCCGATCGAGGCCCGCCAGGACGAGCAGGCCGCTCAGGCGCTCAAGCGGGCGACGGGGCCGTTCATCCTCCGGCGCGTCAAAACCGACAAATCGATTATTTCTGATTTGCCAGAGAAGCTGGAGGTCAAGGAGTGGTGCCCGCTCACCACGGAGCAGGCCACGCTCTACCAGGCGGTCGTGGACGACATGCTGGCCAAGATCGAGGGGAGCGAGGGCATCGAGCGGCGCGGGCTGGTGCTGGCGACCATGGCCAAGCTCAAGCAGGTCTGCAACCACCCGGCCCATCTGCTCAAGGACGGCTCCCGCCTGTCGGGCAGGTCCGGCAAGCTCACCCGCTTGGAGCAGTTGTCAGAAGAAATCCTGGCAGAAGGCGAAAAGGCTCTGCTTTTCACGCAATATGCCGAATTCGGGAGCATGCTCCAGCCGTACCTCGCCCAGCGGCTCGACACCACCGTGCTCTGGCTGCACGGCGGCCTGCCCAAGAAGACCCGCGACCGCCTGGTCGAGCGGTTCCAGCACGACGACGAGCCGATGCTGTTCGTGCTGTCGCTCAAGGCGGCCGGGGTCGGGCTCAACCTGACCGCCGCCAACCACGTCATCCACGTGGACCGCTGGTGGAACCCGGCCGTCGAGGACCAGGCCACCGACCGGGCGTTCCGCATCGGACAGCGCAAGAACGTGCAGGTACGCAAGCTCATCTGCGCGGGCACTCTCGAAGAGCGCGTCGACCAGATGATCGAGCGCAAGAAGGCCCTGGCCGAGCGGGTGGTCGGCACCGGCGAGGACTGGCTGACGGACCTGTCGACCGACGAGCTGCGCGAGGTGTTCAGGCTCACGGCGGAGGGGGTGGGCTGA